The Quercus robur chromosome 3, dhQueRobu3.1, whole genome shotgun sequence DNA segment CAAATTTTATTAGGTGAGATAACTCAATCTATTTAATTTGCACCGTTCTCATGGACTTCTTTTTAAGGGCATCTAAGACTTTCTCAAACCTTTTGATGATAAAATTAATGTATTTGGGGATTTTgaatgtatttttgtttgttgtaaATAGGGTTTAGAACCTTTCGTGTTTGGTTGAAAATGTTTGTGATTTAGAGGTAATAGAAGAAGGTAAAACATCAATGGTGACAAACCCAGGTTTCAGATGCTATTCAAcagaattataaataaataattaattatatttgagaaaaagaaaggaaatatgAGATAATAACAGTAAGAATAAGAAGACATGGATAAGCATAGATTtcacttttataaaaattaaggggtttccaataaaaattgcaagaggattacagagaaagagagagagttgtgtGAAAACAGTTAGGCAATATGCCAGCCAAGTCGGATTCTTCAAAGATTAAGCAAACAAAGCATTACAAAGTCAGCTCCTCTCACCTCAAAGGCACCTGTACTTCCATTCAAGTTAAAACAATGTGATGTGGTACCATCAATTGTTCTTCCTCCAAAGCCCCAAGCAGGAAAGCGCCTATTGGAATCATAAAACTGAATGACCTCCCCAACCTCCATTATAGCCTGCAAGTTTTCTTAATTTAGCATACAATGACTTCATCAATCAATGaagatttattttaagtatATGCAAACAGAAGAACCCTaacaaaaattccaaaacaaagaaactttttttacaCAATCCACAATCTCAGACATGTTCCatgtatggttttttttttttttttttttttttttttttttttttaatttctctaacATGTTCTGCGTTTAGTTGAGAGTAAAAGAACCTGCAACCTTGATATGAAAAACAAGTTGCTTGATCATATTGAGTCATGACAGACAAAAGATAGCTGCTTGATCATATAGACATTGCTATCAACAAATTCAAtgtaaaagttattttttctttcccagGTTGTTTTTGTGCACCTCTTTTTGGACCAATTCAATGTAAAAGCTATTTTTCCTTGTTCTACAAGCAATGTACAGGTTATTTTGTgtcttttctccttcttttggCATGTGTTAGGAAAATATAACTCACGAACCCATATAGGATTAAAACtgtattgggggggggggggggggggtgcggGGGAAGGATCTGTTGTATCTaatgtttagaaaaaaaaaacacacacacaagacaAAGAAAAGCAACAACCCTATTGAGAGCACTAGAGGCTGCACAGTCTTACCCGTTGATAAGAATTCAACCGGCCAGAAGGATCAATGTAGTGTAAAGAATCTGGATTCCAAGGATTTCCATTTGAGGCTAAAGAAAGAGATATTGAACATTCAAAGCATAAATCAGTCATCAGCCAAAACATTTTGAACTAGGAAAAAgagaacccaaaaaataaaataaaaaactatatataactCCCCTAGAATGGGATATATTTTACCTGTAAAGTCAACAGCAACCATAAAGTTAAGCTCAAATCCACTGGAAATGTAATCCAGAAAACTGTACTGTTGCTTTTCACAAAATTGATCCACAAACAGTTGTCCCTTCAAAACCTATATTGATAAATTAGTAAGTAatgtaaaaatttaaacataaagATTAACAtgaagtattttaaaaaaatataaatgcaagtATGAATAAGTACCTTCTCATGACCATGATGAGGAGATGGCAAGGTGAGATTTGCACCACTTCTTTCTATATGAAGTTTTTCCAAGTCTACCATAGACTTCTGGAGCTTACTGATGAggtaaattttaaaataaataccTTCTTTTAGTACCAGAGACTAAAtcgtgaaaactgaaaagtgaaaataaacaaaaactaaaactaatccgaacaacaataaattttagctTACCCAATAAGCACATGATTGCCATTGCTATTGAAATCATAGCACTCGATAATTAATGGGTTATCCTGTAGCAAGTGAAAttgcatatgccatgtgagtcttcattaattatcaaaattacaaaacatcctATAACCATAATCTAATAGGAAACCAAGAATCAAAAATCGACAAGCATACCTTACTTCCAAACTGCTGTATGCTCAGGCATAGGGGTTTCCAAATTGGATTCAAATTGTCCTTCACCACTTCAGTTTTGCATATTGGAACAGAGCCTCCACTCTCAACAATTCTAGATATTCTTAAGAAAGGatcctaaaataaatgaagaaacataagaaacaaacacaatcaAGAATATGTATGCTTAAACATGAAATTTTAAGGTATCTGCTTTGTGAATACATACACTTTTAGAGAATAGGTCCTTGTTATCCAAGTGGGAACAATGGACTACCATCTCAACACAACTCCTCGAAGAAACTGTTTCCTCTGCATGGATAGTGAGTGCCCCTAAGTTCCTTAAGCTCGTATGCCCATTTTTGTTATTGAGATTTAGGGTTAAACTCCGAGTTTGTTTAGCCACTATCTGCCatgaaaatagaaagagagaaaatggatgaaaaacaaacaccAAAGTTTAGTACCTGTTGACCAAATCATTCTAAAAGAATTTAAGCCACTAGTTACatttgaaacataatttttaggggaaattacactttgcccacctgtagTTTGCCCGAAAAACACTTTGCCTATCTGTGGTTTAAAAATTggcactttacccacctgaagTTAGCTCCGTTTGTTCCCGTTACCCACTAtttctattttaacacattaaaaattgaattgaacaaTTTTTGGAAAAGAGTGTACTCCACAACACTAGATGTTGAGCCATCAGTTTCTGTTCCCATTGAAAGACACCATAAAAAATATCACTTAATCTTTCTTCAGAATCTGCATTCCCAAAGCCCAAGAGCTCAATGTCTTCAGAAAATTGCTGACCACCATCCCCTCCAAATAGCCTCGACTGAGTGGACAATTCCTTCTGATGTCTAAATTCGTCCAATGACTGCTGAGAACCAGCTTCTTGTCCTTGTCAGTGTGACTATGAGTTGGTAACATGTGGAGCTATGGAGCTACTTCCAATTTTACATCTCTCAAAGGTCAATACTCTAATGCACTTTGAATTGAACAATTTTATACCAAGTGCTACTGTTTCATTCTTTGCTGCCTTGAGTGCCTTCTCTATCTTTCactccccttttttttcccagcttaataaattaaataaaagtcCTATAATTTTCTATCACCATTAATACTATAAAATACACTCTCCCTCTCcaagacattttttttagtattccGTAAAATTAAGTAATACAAtacatttttgttaaaatagaaGACTTAAAAGTTGATACATGAAAAACAGAtgtaaaatttagattttaatttttacaaaacctagCTTTTAGATCTCATTTTCCcttgattttttagttttttaatgttttgagaagagagagaaataaaagggtaacaaaaataaaaatttaccctTGTTTTTAACTGAGGTGGGTGACAAGAGACAAACGAAGCTAATCTCAGGTAGATAAAGTGCCAATTTTTAAACCACAGGTAAGCAAAGTGTTTTTCAGGCAAACCATAGttgggcaaagtgtaatttcccctaaTTTTTAACTACATCAGTGGTAATCTAAACTATGATACACAAAAtcttaaaataacattatagtGAAGTGGCTCTCACATTTGTCTTTCTACCCTTGAAATTTCTAAGAATAAAACACTGAAAATTAACACAAACTTTTACTCAAATTGCACCAGCATGATATATATGCTTTATATAATTTCAATGAGCCCAACTGAACCCAAGGCGATATACCTCAGATAGAACACAAATAGCCTCACCAAGAAATTCTTGATCATTCAATTTTAGCGTCTGCAAGGCAACAGaaataaacttttaaaataaagacTTCATCATCAACTAAATTTGTTAGATTATTCTAgatgaacaaatcaaaaatataaTCCTTATAAGTTACCTTCTTTGCTCACATCTGAATATGGTTTAAATTGTCACAATCTTTCATCAACTAAATTTGTTAGATTATTCTAGATGAAATGATaacaaatcaaaaaatataatccTTATAAGTTACCTTCTTTGCTCACATCTGAATATGGTTTAAATTGTCACAATCTTTCAAAAGTATCAATTAATTCATAATTGATATGGTTAACCAATCAAATTTggttttttgtcaaaaaaatttgcattccATGCTTTGTACAGTTACCAAAATTACAACCATGGAGTAAAAgattattaagaaaattataaacatcACCAATATTACATGGAGGGCTTTAGAGTTTTAAACTAAATTGCCCTTTACTTTCATTTCTTATTTGTTATATTACTTTTTTCCTGTATCATGGCCAAATTGACAGAAGCAACAAATccagtttaattatttttgaaagagCTAAATgcaacacataaaaaaaaagtttcataatAATTTCCAGCAAGTGATTTCCCATACAATTACACCATGCATAGTCACATGTATAGCtactatcaaaataattttttcctgAGATTATCTGAGACATATCACACAATTGGCATCAAAcatttgtttataattgttcACTAATTACTTTTGTTTCCACTTCAATGTTTTTCACCTTGTATTGACAAATTTAGTGCTTAGTATACCTACAATTTATAGTGTGATCTAGTCAAATCAATACACATTTCACATATTACAAATGTTGATAAGAGTTTTATCTTGCAAAGTGCAATATTTAGAACTTAAAGATTGGCAGAAATGCAACAAGAACACTAAGCATGTACACTTTTTTGTGTGTAATTTATTAACAATGCAAATAATTGAACATAAGCTACAAAAcatgaattaaaataataaatacttaAAAGAGCTAAAACTGATATATACCTTCACAGGTACATTATGATATTTTGAATCCACATCATATACATGAAATCTGGCGCcaagaaaaataaaggcaaaCACAAGCCATCCACTTAAATTAGAAAATCACTTATAGTAAAACAGGATTTATCTACACAAAGATAAGTAGTTAAAGAAATTTGTAAAGCTTACACCAATGGCTGCACAATCTCGAACTGGAATGCAACTGTAACTTTTTCTATCCATGCAGGATTCAAACTATTCAATACAACCTCAGTGCGACCTAACTCCTCTAGTTTTCCATCTCTTTTCTTTGCATACACCACAGCCATTGGATCACTCTGAATgaaataaagtatattttagcaAAAAGCATAGTAAGACAAGCCTGATCATGACATGCATGCACATAAACAAACTACTGTGGATTGACAAATTCAAGACCCTCAAATATATGAGAATCATTATCAGAAACAGCCAACATAACAGTTCAGCTTGTTACATATCCAAGAGTATACAAAGAAGTGCTTGTCTGACATAAACACTACTTATGGCACGTGTAATTTTGACATATCCCAAGTAGGAACCAAGGACTACAAGTCATACCTATAGCACAACTCACCCATTTTTACAGGGTTTGAGAGAGGTGATTGGTAGGTAGCCTTATCCCCATTTTTTTGGAGAGGTCGATTCCCTGACTCAAACCCATGAATGCTAGTAAGTTTACATCTGTTATTTAGTGATAGGTAGTTGTACCCAACACTATACTCCCACCCTAGCAATAGGCCGATGATTTGTTTTAAAGCATTTTGCATGTGTTATTTATTAAGCTTGCATATCCTTACTAGCTTAGTTTGATTGGTAAACTAAAAATATGAAAGAGAAAATTTCTCACTTTAGTAGGTAAGTTGTTGTCCTTGACTATCAAAAGGTGTAACAAGTTTAGCTCGAAACAAGTATGTAATGtgtctttcttttacttttaggTAATAGGCTATTATTGCTTGTCTCGTTTTGTTTTAGAATGTAGTGTGTAATTTTAGTCTTTCATGTATACTATCTAAGGCTTGGCATTGATTGCAGGAGTATGAAAATGCAAGTGAAATAATAAGCAAGAGTAGAAGTGAAGAGTGATGCGGTGTGTGTAGCAAAGGATATGTACTATTTTAATTATCAATAAAACTCCTCTTTCATTGAGAACTCCATTGTGTATTTTGCTTGAGTGTGGTGAGACTTATTATGAAGTACTTGATAAGATACTTTCTTCCTAAGtgcaaaatttattattctGACAAATCTACCCCAACAAGAAATCTCATTTAGATAATAACTTCCCAAACTGTCACATATTAGAAATTTGTAGGGAAGATGAAAACAAAGAAACTCAAATTTCATACTAAAACAAAAGGAGGTTGGATAGTGTTTGGATGATATTTTCATTGGCATATTTCTGTTTAAAAATAAGCTAGAATTTTAAGCTAAAACAAACAAAGCCAtagtaaattaccaaaatattagCAAATTGGAAAATTATAGTATACCCTTAATAAACTCACTATCAAATGTGGTTATATGTATAGAGAGGAATACCTTTGAGGTGATGTCACGGTCAAGCAAGTTAGATGCAGATAGAGATAACTGCAGCATAAAATTGAAACACAAGAATGCATGAATACATAATGAGAAACCAAAAACGGGCAAACCACATAGAATAATATGAAAAGTCATGAAAAACAGAAGAGCCATTAATGTAGATTGAATAACAATTCCAATGGTAATGTACACAAGACTAATGTCCTATCTTGAGTTATATTATATAAGACAGTATTACTGCTTTGGAGCTTTATAAAATGCCACCCATATATAGTGAAAGGGTGAACCAACGAACTCCACAATACCCATCTGTTAGAGATGAAAATAGGTAGGACAACTCATCCTTTTCGAAAATAGAGGCACTTCAATTACATAAACctaaattaagataaaatttcttttgattGACAAGTTACACGCACCCAATTGGTCCTAAACTGACAACCTTATCCTCTATCCCATTCTTATGAAAGAAGGAAATGCCATTTGAGCCAAAACTCATTGGACTAAAATGAGATTAATACTTTTACTCTTGTAtgttaaaatgcaaaatagTTGCTTCACAGAGCTTCTTCAGTGTCCAAGTTTACtaatatttcataaatatatagcTTGATTAGCAATTTGCATCACAACATCAAATTTATGAAGTTAGTAACTAATTGAAGTAGATAATTAAAAGACCATCACAAGTCGCTTTTAGGTTTCATGAATTGGCTAGCAATTTTGACATGATAATTATATATACGAGGAAAATTCCAAACTGTTGACCCCAATAGGACTTGCAACAAAGTACACATcaataagaaaaatcaaataaaagcaTCTAGTGGTCCTAAATATAAGCAAATGAATATAGATATACATTTTTCTACACCACCataaaaagaattttgaatCAATAGTTTTGTCTAATGTTCCATTGTTAAATTGGAACCAACAAATGGGAATCTTGCTAGTGTTCCCCTTGGGGGATCATTTTGTAGTGCAACTTTTAGGAGGAGGTTAGGTGGGCTCATTGATGTGGACCTTGGTGGCAACAAGTTACTAACCATACAAAGCATGCAAACACCTACATTTTCAAAAAACCTAACATTCATAGAGAAAAGGTTCCTTGCTGTGAAACATTGGAACTTGGTGGAAGCCCTACTACACAATCAATTCTCAAATTCTGAGAAATTCTTCATTGGCCAAACAGTGCGCTACATATTGATCACCATATTAAGAACAAAATACAAAGTCAACATTGCCCTGCATGTCCTACATGGTCCACTTATTAAGATAAACTAAGAGCTTGAAAAGAACTAAGGGAAATGAAACTTTTAACACCATTGAAATAGTACAAATCTCCTCCACTATGCAGtgataattaatttatcaaatatgTCTTTGTACACAAAACAgtcaaatgaataaaaaaaaactgtcattttgttttaagtcCAACAACGGAGATTCCAAAAATCTTTTAAGATCAAGTTAAATCCTTGGATTTATTTAAGCAAAAACTATAGCAACAAAAGTAGCATCACTAGTGAACTTTTCCTGaacaataaatattttacttaaaataaagattaaCCATATTTATGTTATTATTGTTCTCACTACTATTGTTTTCAAAGAAACATCGATTGTAATAATCAGGTaacgtgtgtgtgtatatatatatacatatatatatatatatatatataattcctcAATCAAATAACTCTTGTCATGAAATCAGAGACCAAGATCTAGAGCTAGAATCCCATGTAGTTTCTCCCAAAGAATTGTCACACTCTTTTAAGTATGAGACTTTCATCCTAAGTAATCCCCAGGATGCATCTTTCAGGACATGCCAAAGCAATGTCTCATGCTCCAATTCACTGTGGAATTAACCATTATTCAAGATACTTGTGTCTAAAGTTCTACTTGTGTGCCTTGTTTTATTCATTGTATTTCCTCACTTATTTTTCAATGAAGTtattaacttatcaaaaaataaaaaagataattgtATCAAAAGTATAGACTGTATAGTATATCAAAATTTCAGTCCACCTACAATTTGTAGGAAATTATAAACAATCTCAACccctgtaatttttttttcagcatCCAAAGTCCAAGCTATAATAGcaattcccataaaaaataattataacatcaTACTATAATAATTGGTCCcattggtttctttttcttaaaaagaagTACAATTGTAATCTTCACATCCAGAACTTTTTCTCaacaaacaaacagaacaataaggaatcttaaaaaataattataataagccatatatgtaaaaaatgtatttgaaaaagaggaatagATAATGCCCAAATCAACAAAGcaataaattcatatatataaaagtagtaCCAGCAAGCACTAATACAGTAAACATAAAAATCGACAAAGTTACAAACATAAGGCACactaaaatctttaaaaaaaaataaaaattgtgggagtttgaCCCAATGTGGGGATTAGGAAAACACGAGTTTTTCTTTGATACTCGAGCGGTGAATGATGCTCCTTTCTCTCACAATTATGATAAGGTCCAATCATTAAATTTATATCAAGGTTCATCATGGATGAGACCGGACCAGCTAAGTATTTTCGGAGTGAACATTAAAATTGACACAGTTTacatacaaaacaaaactaaaaaaaagacccaaaacTTTGAATGACTATAGGAATTGACCGAATTGGACTGACTTTTGACCCAAATTGGGGTACAGAATAAAGAGTAACACAACCCGTACACATACAAAATATGGTTTTGTGTGTTTAtgtaatggaaaattttgatatagtTATACATATAAAAGCATAACGAAATATTGAAAAAGTTTCTGGCTTTGTCTTTTTTGTACTTTGCATCTGACATATATTACCTCGATTTGAGTGAAGAGAGGCTGAATGCCACGAGACCTGAAGAAGAACTCAACGGCGTCGTTGTGTCCgccattgttgttgttggtggtggcaATACTGTTGGGCCTCTGTTGGGCCCCACCCACTGCTTGCTTGCCTCCCTCCACATCGGAAAAGCAGTTCCCCATTCTTTcttactttctttctctctctctctctgaaactGACTGAAATTAAGAAATCTTATTACGCGTTTGGATGTAACAGACGTAACAGATAAAACGTGATTTGATGAAGTTTCTCCGACCCCGACTGTGAATTGTGGATTGTTATGCAATCTcgatatatatagagagagagtaTAGGGAAGAACCgtgtttttctcttgttttgATCAGAAACTTTGGAGGGAATACAACAAGGAGTTTCGTTGCCAAAGCCAAAATGGATTGAAGCTTCGAAGTTTCTTTTCTGTTGAATTCA contains these protein-coding regions:
- the LOC126718511 gene encoding protein BONZAI 3-like isoform X2 encodes the protein MGNCFSDVEGGKQAVGGAQQRPNSIATTNNNNGGHNDAVEFFFRSRGIQPLFTQIESDPMAVVYAKKRDGKLEELGRTEVVLNSLNPAWIEKVTVAFQFEIVQPLVFHVYDVDSKYHNVPVKTLKLNDQEFLGEAICVLSEIVAKQTRSLTLNLNNKNGHTSLRNLGALTIHAEETVSSRSCVEMVVHCSHLDNKDLFSKSDPFLRISRIVESGGSVPICKTEVVKDNLNPIWKPLCLSIQQFGSKDNPLIIECYDFNSNGNHVLIGKLQKSMVDLEKLHIERSGANLTLPSPHHGHEKVLKGQLFVDQFCEKQQYSFLDYISSGFELNFMVAVDFTASNGNPWNPDSLHYIDPSGRLNSYQRAIMEVGEVIQFYDSNRRFPAWGFGGRTIDGTTSHCFNLNGSTGAFEVEGVEGIMAAYARALHNVALAGPTLFGPVINTAAQIAGQSISYNSSKYFVLLIITDGVVTDLQETKDALVKASDLPLSILIVGVGGADFREMEVLDADNGRRLESSTGRVATRDIVQFVPMRDVHSGQISVVQALLEELPGQFLTYMRSRDIKPSPLHAASTST
- the LOC126718511 gene encoding protein BONZAI 3-like isoform X1, with translation MGNCFSDVEGGKQAVGGAQQRPNSIATTNNNNGGHNDAVEFFFRSRGIQPLFTQIELSLSASNLLDRDITSKSDPMAVVYAKKRDGKLEELGRTEVVLNSLNPAWIEKVTVAFQFEIVQPLVFHVYDVDSKYHNVPVKTLKLNDQEFLGEAICVLSEIVAKQTRSLTLNLNNKNGHTSLRNLGALTIHAEETVSSRSCVEMVVHCSHLDNKDLFSKSDPFLRISRIVESGGSVPICKTEVVKDNLNPIWKPLCLSIQQFGSKDNPLIIECYDFNSNGNHVLIGKLQKSMVDLEKLHIERSGANLTLPSPHHGHEKVLKGQLFVDQFCEKQQYSFLDYISSGFELNFMVAVDFTASNGNPWNPDSLHYIDPSGRLNSYQRAIMEVGEVIQFYDSNRRFPAWGFGGRTIDGTTSHCFNLNGSTGAFEVEGVEGIMAAYARALHNVALAGPTLFGPVINTAAQIAGQSISYNSSKYFVLLIITDGVVTDLQETKDALVKASDLPLSILIVGVGGADFREMEVLDADNGRRLESSTGRVATRDIVQFVPMRDVHSGQISVVQALLEELPGQFLTYMRSRDIKPSPLHAASTST